A window from Ignavibacteriota bacterium encodes these proteins:
- a CDS encoding amidohydrolase — MSRFIKYILFTIIIFQMTNCSNNKKIADLVLLNGNIVTVDSANAISQAIAISGDTIIAIGKNDEIKKLIGSSTKVIDLKGQTAIPGFIESHAHFISTGEALLELDLSNAKNWDEIILLAKNAAEKSKIGEWIIGRGWHQEKWNSIPEDAVEGFPTHKKLSEAVPNNPIIFSHASGHAIFANAKAMEISNVTNLTQNPAGGIIIKDKNGFPTGIFLEDAEKLITKKYNEDLNKKSKRELKDKIKKAIKLANEECLKNGITTFHDAGESFESLNIIKNMVENNELDIRLYVMLGENYVALKDSLRKYFTIGYVNNHLTVRSIKLYMDGALGSRGAWLLEPYSDMPNQYGMNTTSLDEINLICKIAAENDFQICTHAIGDKANREILNVYENIFKNYPGKNFRWRIEHAQHINPNDIPRFNQLGVIAAMQGIHCTSDAPFVEKRLGKDRAESGAYVWKSLINSGTIICNGTDSPVEKLNPIKNFHATVTRKTNDGNLFYENQKMSRLEALKSYTINGAFAAFEENIKGSLEIGKLADITILSQDLLNISDDEILNTEIIYTIVGGKILYERK; from the coding sequence ATGTCGAGATTTATAAAATATATTTTGTTTACAATTATAATTTTTCAAATGACCAACTGCTCAAACAATAAAAAAATTGCGGATTTGGTTTTGTTGAACGGAAATATAGTTACGGTTGATTCCGCAAATGCTATTTCTCAAGCAATTGCAATTTCCGGAGATACAATTATTGCAATTGGAAAAAATGATGAAATAAAAAAATTAATCGGCTCATCAACAAAAGTTATTGATCTAAAAGGTCAAACTGCTATTCCGGGATTTATTGAAAGCCATGCACATTTTATTTCTACTGGTGAAGCTTTGCTGGAATTAGATTTATCAAACGCAAAAAATTGGGATGAAATAATTCTGCTTGCAAAAAATGCAGCGGAAAAATCTAAAATTGGCGAATGGATTATTGGAAGAGGATGGCATCAAGAAAAATGGAATTCAATTCCCGAAGATGCTGTTGAAGGCTTTCCCACACATAAAAAATTAAGCGAAGCTGTTCCAAATAATCCAATAATTTTTTCTCACGCAAGTGGACATGCAATTTTTGCAAATGCAAAAGCGATGGAAATTTCTAATGTTACAAATCTGACTCAAAATCCAGCTGGTGGAATAATAATAAAAGATAAAAATGGTTTTCCGACCGGAATATTTTTAGAAGATGCAGAAAAATTAATTACAAAAAAATACAATGAAGATTTGAACAAAAAATCTAAGCGAGAATTAAAAGATAAAATTAAAAAAGCAATAAAATTGGCAAATGAAGAATGCTTGAAAAACGGTATTACAACTTTTCACGATGCCGGAGAATCTTTTGAAAGTTTGAACATTATAAAAAATATGGTTGAAAATAACGAATTAGATATTCGTTTATATGTAATGCTCGGAGAAAATTATGTTGCGCTAAAAGATTCTTTAAGAAAATATTTTACAATCGGTTACGTAAATAATCATTTAACTGTCCGCTCAATAAAACTTTATATGGATGGAGCTTTGGGTTCGCGCGGGGCTTGGCTGCTTGAACCTTATTCGGATATGCCGAATCAATATGGAATGAATACAACAAGTTTGGATGAAATAAATTTAATCTGTAAAATTGCCGCAGAAAATGATTTTCAAATTTGTACTCACGCAATTGGCGATAAAGCAAATAGAGAAATATTAAATGTTTATGAAAATATTTTTAAAAATTATCCCGGCAAAAATTTTAGATGGAGAATTGAGCATGCTCAGCATATAAATCCAAATGATATTCCAAGATTTAATCAGCTTGGAGTAATTGCCGCAATGCAAGGAATTCATTGTACATCTGATGCGCCTTTTGTTGAAAAAAGATTAGGAAAAGATAGAGCAGAATCCGGAGCTTACGTTTGGAAATCTTTAATAAATTCCGGAACAATAATTTGTAATGGAACAGATTCGCCGGTTGAAAAATTAAATCCAATAAAAAATTTCCATGCAACCGTAACTAGAAAAACAAATGATGGAAATTTATTTTATGAAAATCAAAAAATGAGCAGATTGGAAGCTTTAAAATCTTACACAATTAACGGAGCTTTTGCAGCTTTTGAAGAAAATATAAAAGGAAGTTTAGAAATCGGGAAGCTTGCAGATATAACAATTTTATCTCAAGATTTGTTAAACATTTCCGATGACGAAATTCTAAATACTGAAATTATTTACACAATTGTTGGCGGTAAAATTCTGTATGAAAGAAAATGA
- a CDS encoding 1-aminocyclopropane-1-carboxylate deaminase/D-cysteine desulfhydrase has protein sequence MKENDIYEIIEKNITEDATVLQKIELPNIQKNVNVFLKREDLTHPVISGNKWRKLKYNLIYAKENGYKTLLSFGGAYSNHIHAFSKAGELFGFNTIGIIRGEETLPLNSTLSSAKESGMKIEYVSRTDYRKKRESDFIENLKEKFGDFYLVPEGGTNNLAIKGCTEIINNINIDFDYVVSACGTGGTLSGLICGLDGNKKVLGIPALKGADFLNNEIENYVYNYTGKYFNNWELKLDFHFGGFAKIDKPLFVFMREFEKINQIKIEPIYTAKMLFAVKSLIENNEITEHSTVIALHTGGLQGKTGMQQKINKILS, from the coding sequence ATGAAAGAAAATGATATTTACGAAATAATCGAAAAAAATATTACTGAAGATGCAACCGTATTACAAAAAATTGAATTGCCGAATATTCAAAAAAATGTTAATGTATTTTTAAAACGCGAAGATTTAACACATCCGGTAATTTCCGGAAATAAGTGGAGAAAATTAAAATATAATTTAATTTACGCTAAAGAAAATGGATACAAAACTTTGCTTTCGTTCGGCGGAGCTTATTCAAATCACATTCATGCATTTTCTAAGGCGGGAGAACTATTTGGATTTAATACAATCGGAATTATTCGCGGTGAAGAAACTTTACCTTTAAATTCAACTCTTTCTTCAGCAAAAGAAAGCGGAATGAAAATAGAATATGTTTCAAGAACTGATTATAGAAAAAAACGTGAAAGTGATTTCATCGAAAATCTAAAAGAAAAGTTTGGTGATTTTTATTTAGTTCCCGAAGGCGGAACAAATAATTTAGCAATTAAAGGTTGTACGGAAATTATAAATAATATTAATATCGATTTTGATTATGTGGTTTCGGCATGCGGAACCGGAGGAACTTTATCCGGTTTAATTTGCGGATTAGACGGTAATAAGAAAGTTTTGGGAATTCCGGCTTTAAAAGGTGCAGATTTTCTTAACAATGAAATTGAAAATTATGTTTATAATTACACCGGAAAATATTTTAATAATTGGGAATTAAAACTTGATTTTCACTTTGGCGGTTTTGCTAAAATTGATAAACCTTTATTCGTGTTTATGCGTGAGTTTGAAAAAATAAATCAAATTAAAATTGAGCCAATTTATACCGCAAAAATGTTGTTCGCAGTAAAATCATTAATTGAAAATAATGAGATTACGGAACACTCAACGGTTATTGCTTTACATACCGGAGGTTTGCAAGGTAAAACCGGAATGCAACAAAAAATAAATAAAATTTTATCATAA
- a CDS encoding DUF2911 domain-containing protein codes for MKYLNKILLALFVFSLTIIAQNNPPRLSPKCYVGQTIGYTNVEIKYGSPGVKDRKIWGELVPYNKVWRTGADEATTIEFENDVIIKNKIIPAGIYSLFTIPNEKEWTIILNKVYDQWGAFKYDPKEDFYRFKTTPKQNEFTERLKFSFYYKEPYITEVSIRWEKIKVAFEINSEIKK; via the coding sequence ATGAAATACTTAAATAAAATACTGTTAGCCCTTTTTGTGTTTAGTTTAACAATAATTGCACAAAATAATCCGCCAAGATTAAGTCCTAAATGTTATGTGGGACAAACAATTGGTTATACAAATGTAGAGATAAAATACGGATCGCCGGGAGTTAAAGACCGTAAAATTTGGGGCGAGCTTGTTCCTTATAATAAAGTTTGGAGAACTGGCGCAGACGAAGCTACAACTATTGAATTTGAAAATGATGTAATTATAAAAAATAAAATAATTCCCGCTGGAATTTATTCATTGTTCACAATTCCAAATGAAAAAGAATGGACAATAATTCTTAACAAAGTTTATGATCAATGGGGAGCTTTCAAATATGATCCGAAAGAAGATTTTTATCGATTTAAAACAACTCCAAAGCAAAATGAATTTACCGAAAGATTAAAATTTAGTTTCTATTATAAAGAACCTTATATTACTGAAGTTAGTATAAGATGGGAAAAAATAAAAGTAGCATTTGAAATAAATTCAGAAATAAAAAAGTAA
- a CDS encoding RNA polymerase sigma factor, which produces MLENELLDKCLKGNGTAFKQLINIYRIQLFGYFWRFSSTRFEAEEMFQETLIKVWKGLKKYNNQQKFSSWLFTIAHNVAMDSLRKRKTETNILAINENNDLESFARPDEDFVKKERIEIINRTVENLTEKQKSVFLLRQHGELTFKEISVAINEPLNTVISHMHYAVKKIKKQLAKEDEPQRRSVI; this is translated from the coding sequence ATGCTTGAAAATGAACTTTTAGATAAATGTTTAAAAGGAAACGGAACAGCTTTTAAGCAGTTGATAAATATTTATAGAATTCAACTGTTTGGATATTTTTGGCGATTTAGCAGTACAAGATTTGAAGCCGAAGAAATGTTTCAAGAAACATTAATAAAAGTTTGGAAAGGTTTGAAAAAATATAATAATCAGCAAAAATTTTCGTCATGGCTTTTTACAATTGCGCACAATGTTGCAATGGATTCTTTAAGAAAACGAAAAACCGAAACAAATATTTTGGCAATAAATGAAAACAATGATTTAGAAAGTTTTGCAAGACCGGATGAAGATTTTGTAAAAAAAGAAAGAATTGAAATTATAAATCGTACGGTAGAAAATTTAACAGAAAAACAAAAATCGGTTTTTTTATTAAGACAGCACGGTGAATTAACTTTTAAAGAAATTTCTGTTGCAATAAATGAGCCGTTAAATACTGTTATTAGTCATATGCACTATGCAGTAAAAAAAATTAAAAAACAATTGGCAAAAGAAGATGAACCACAACGAAGATCAGTTATATAA
- a CDS encoding DUF502 domain-containing protein, whose protein sequence is MIRVKSFISTTFIGGFLIFLPLVILAITINWIFEFVSENLNPISSILVQTTKIHEYLALLISIIIFLGICFLLGLFVRTRYGNFAYNLFEENILKKVPGYRIIKETIVQLFGSQKNLFSGVALINLFGNETLTTAFITDEHSNGWFTVFIPSGPAPTAGFTYHLPAKYVHKINYPIDLAMKTIISLGAGSKNILEMYNVENNK, encoded by the coding sequence GTGATTAGAGTAAAATCATTTATTTCAACAACATTTATCGGTGGATTTTTAATTTTTCTTCCACTTGTAATTTTAGCAATTACAATAAATTGGATTTTTGAATTTGTGTCAGAAAATTTAAATCCAATCTCATCAATACTTGTTCAAACAACAAAAATTCATGAATATTTGGCTCTTTTAATTTCAATAATAATTTTTTTAGGAATTTGTTTTTTGCTCGGATTATTTGTGAGAACTCGCTACGGAAATTTTGCATACAATTTATTTGAAGAAAATATTCTAAAAAAAGTTCCGGGTTACAGGATAATTAAAGAAACAATTGTTCAACTTTTCGGAAGTCAAAAAAATCTTTTTTCCGGAGTTGCGTTAATAAATTTATTTGGAAATGAAACTTTAACAACCGCATTTATTACAGACGAACATTCAAACGGATGGTTTACGGTTTTTATTCCATCGGGACCGGCGCCTACTGCTGGGTTTACATATCATCTTCCGGCAAAATATGTGCATAAAATTAATTATCCAATTGATTTAGCAATGAAAACAATTATTAGCCTTGGTGCGGGATCAAAAAACATTCTTGAAATGTATAATGTTGAAAATAATAAATAA
- a CDS encoding M1 family metallopeptidase, with protein sequence MKKLLLIFAFFTSQIYSQTNSLYMPFEIKDAIKNETRTLNGLPGKNYWQNKSDYKINVEVNTETGLLIGEEKIKYYNNSPDSLKRIVIRLYQDIAKTNASRNWYVNAKHLNNGVELKELIVNNKSYDLSDTSKNVFRGSTNLNVRLKEILPPNSELSLEIKWQFVIPNDFKIRMGNYGDGNFFVAYWYPQIAVFDDIDGWDNQDYQGTVEFYNDFNNYDIQIKIPAGFLAWATGELQNADKVLRKDIFDKYEKAKISDETIRIVTQEDYKKGSVTSENKKNIWHFVANNVTDFSFALSKSYNWDGASVIVDNQTGRRALTDVVYKDGTIHYENAAQYSRESIKYLSYEFPGFPYPYSHVTSYCNGNKGGGMETPMMANDGAPEKLANHVGLIFHEIAHNYFPFMMGTNERKYAWMDEGWASFLPRDVVDKFVPSHDYLKGEVDGFQNTAGREAELPPMVVSYSHLTTFSRTGFYDRPSVAYYQLKELLGDELFKKAILEYINRWFGKHPIPLDFFNTINEVAKEDLSWFWKPWFYEFGYPDLTIENVENLYGKISVKVVKLGNIPTNVKVIFEFDDGTNETIEKSANVWKDGNHSISINIESNKKLNKVIVGDKHIPDSIEGNNVFEVSTN encoded by the coding sequence ATGAAAAAGTTACTTCTAATTTTTGCATTTTTTACTTCGCAAATTTATTCACAGACAAATTCGCTTTATATGCCATTTGAAATTAAAGATGCAATTAAAAATGAAACGAGAACATTAAACGGTTTACCAGGAAAAAATTATTGGCAAAACAAAAGTGATTATAAAATTAATGTTGAAGTAAATACAGAAACAGGTTTGCTTATTGGCGAGGAAAAAATTAAATATTATAATAATAGTCCGGATTCACTAAAAAGAATTGTAATAAGACTTTATCAAGATATTGCAAAAACAAATGCCTCAAGAAATTGGTATGTAAATGCAAAACATTTAAATAATGGCGTTGAATTAAAAGAGTTAATTGTAAATAATAAATCTTATGATTTAAGCGATACAAGCAAAAATGTTTTTAGAGGTTCAACAAATTTAAATGTGAGATTAAAAGAAATTCTTCCACCAAACTCTGAACTGAGTTTGGAAATTAAATGGCAGTTTGTAATTCCAAATGATTTTAAAATTAGAATGGGAAATTACGGAGACGGAAATTTCTTTGTTGCATATTGGTATCCGCAAATTGCTGTGTTTGATGATATTGACGGTTGGGATAATCAAGATTATCAAGGTACGGTTGAGTTTTATAATGATTTTAATAATTATGATATACAGATTAAAATTCCCGCGGGATTTTTGGCTTGGGCAACCGGTGAACTTCAAAATGCAGATAAAGTTTTAAGAAAAGATATTTTTGATAAATATGAAAAAGCAAAAATTTCTGATGAAACAATCAGAATTGTTACACAAGAAGATTATAAAAAAGGATCAGTAACTTCAGAAAATAAAAAAAATATTTGGCACTTTGTTGCAAATAATGTTACGGATTTTTCATTCGCGTTAAGCAAAAGCTATAATTGGGATGGAGCAAGTGTAATTGTAGATAACCAAACCGGAAGAAGAGCTCTAACAGATGTTGTATATAAAGACGGAACAATTCACTATGAAAACGCCGCACAATATTCTCGTGAATCAATTAAATATTTATCATATGAATTTCCGGGATTTCCATATCCGTATTCTCATGTAACATCTTACTGCAACGGAAATAAAGGCGGCGGAATGGAAACTCCGATGATGGCAAATGACGGAGCGCCGGAAAAATTAGCAAATCATGTTGGATTAATTTTCCATGAAATTGCGCACAATTATTTTCCATTTATGATGGGAACGAACGAAAGAAAATATGCTTGGATGGATGAAGGCTGGGCATCGTTTCTTCCAAGAGATGTAGTAGATAAATTTGTTCCATCACATGATTATTTAAAAGGTGAAGTTGATGGATTTCAAAATACCGCGGGAAGAGAAGCAGAGCTTCCGCCAATGGTTGTTTCATATTCTCACTTAACTACATTTTCAAGAACTGGATTTTATGATAGACCATCAGTTGCATATTATCAATTAAAAGAATTATTAGGTGATGAACTTTTCAAAAAAGCAATTCTGGAATATATAAACAGATGGTTTGGTAAACATCCGATTCCGTTGGATTTCTTTAATACAATTAATGAAGTTGCAAAAGAGGATTTATCATGGTTTTGGAAACCTTGGTTTTACGAATTTGGTTATCCCGATTTGACAATAGAAAATGTGGAAAATCTTTACGGAAAAATTTCCGTAAAAGTTGTAAAACTTGGAAACATTCCCACAAACGTAAAAGTTATTTTTGAATTTGATGACGGAACAAATGAAACAATTGAAAAATCTGCAAATGTTTGGAAAGATGGAAATCATTCAATTTCGATAAATATTGAGAGCAATAAAAAATTAAACAAAGTAATTGTCGGCGATAAACATATACCGGATAGCATTGAAGGAAATAATGTTTTCGAAGTTTCCACAAATTAA
- a CDS encoding 4-hydroxy-3-methylbut-2-enyl diphosphate reductase, with protein sequence MKNFEIPVYYKSSIIQKIKELRKSKDHYKKDFSPTILKFDNIKIYLARHFGFCYGVENAIEIAYKTIEENPGKRIFLLSEMIHNPGVNADLQTNGIEFILDNFGNQIIDWDEITENDIVIIPAFGTTLETEEILRNRKIDTLKYNTTCPFVEKVWKKSDLLGKENFTVIIHGKAKHEETKATFSHAKANTPSVIIRNIEETKILSKIILAEIDKNEFYKYFDGKFSVGFDVEKDLIQIGVVNQTTMLASETQDIADCLKDTMIKKYGRENIDSHFADTRDTLCYATNDNQQATIELLKENVDLAIVVGGYNSSNTSHIVELLEEKFQTYFISDQSKLISKKLINHFDYGTKTEISTENFLPEKEIINIIITSGASCPDSVVEAVMLKLLSFYNVENPIEKIFSQYS encoded by the coding sequence ATGAAAAATTTTGAAATTCCGGTTTATTATAAAAGCTCAATAATTCAGAAAATTAAAGAATTGAGAAAAAGTAAGGATCATTATAAAAAAGATTTTTCTCCAACAATTTTAAAATTTGATAATATCAAAATTTATTTAGCACGCCATTTCGGATTTTGTTACGGCGTAGAAAATGCTATAGAAATTGCATATAAAACAATTGAAGAAAATCCCGGTAAAAGAATTTTTTTGTTAAGTGAAATGATACACAATCCCGGCGTTAATGCTGATTTACAAACCAATGGAATTGAATTTATTCTTGATAATTTTGGAAACCAAATTATTGATTGGGATGAAATAACTGAAAATGATATTGTAATAATTCCCGCTTTTGGAACAACTTTAGAAACAGAAGAAATTTTACGCAATCGAAAAATTGATACTTTAAAGTATAACACAACTTGTCCCTTTGTAGAAAAAGTTTGGAAAAAATCTGATTTGCTTGGAAAGGAAAATTTCACCGTAATAATACACGGAAAAGCAAAGCACGAAGAAACCAAAGCAACTTTTTCACATGCAAAAGCAAATACGCCAAGCGTAATTATTAGAAATATTGAAGAAACGAAAATTTTATCAAAAATAATTTTAGCTGAAATTGATAAAAATGAATTCTACAAATATTTCGATGGAAAATTTTCTGTTGGATTTGATGTTGAAAAAGATTTGATTCAAATTGGAGTTGTTAACCAAACTACAATGCTGGCTTCAGAAACGCAAGATATTGCCGATTGCTTAAAAGATACAATGATAAAAAAATATGGCAGAGAAAATATTGATTCTCATTTTGCTGATACGAGAGATACTTTGTGTTATGCAACAAATGATAATCAGCAAGCTACAATTGAATTGTTAAAAGAAAATGTAGATTTGGCAATTGTCGTTGGCGGATATAACAGCTCAAATACATCTCACATTGTTGAATTGCTTGAAGAAAAATTCCAGACATATTTTATTTCTGATCAATCAAAATTAATTTCTAAAAAATTGATTAATCATTTTGATTACGGTACCAAAACAGAAATTTCTACCGAGAATTTTTTGCCGGAAAAAGAAATAATAAATATTATAATTACAAGCGGTGCATCTTGTCCGGATTCTGTTGTAGAAGCTGTGATGTTGAAATTACTAAGTTTTTATAATGTAGAAAATCCAATAGAAAAAATATTCTCTCAATATAGTTAA
- a CDS encoding acetate--CoA ligase family protein, which produces MNPEIKNFFYPNSICIAGASSKEKSIGYEILRSIKDNNYTGKIFPVNPKSESILGFKCYKTISDISENIDLAIIVVPKQFVEKSIDELIEKNIKSIILITAGFKETGEEGKIHEAKILKKVRENNIRLVGPNCMGIINTLENVKLNATFVGEKPQPGSISFLSQSGALGAMVLNSLTETNIKFSQFISVGNKADVSENDILQFWLEDDTVKVITMYLESFENGFEFLNILNSAKTKKTVIILKAGKTKAGMKAASSHTGALSSNDKIVDSLLNQFGIIRVKNLSELFNAAKGFENFSIPKGKNIVVITNAGGPAILAVDKLEERNLNLAQISESTKIKLREIVHPEGSVNNPIDLLPGGNPESYKNVIEVILQDENVDAVISIFVEPVMVNAFEVIESVNSIKSEKPIYQVCMPLPEFWEKYKSESKYKLPIFRNPEDPAEIISNILLFEEKKNNKYDFAGKKNNFINTTVEGKFLDQNKIFELCKKYKIPIVEQKLLNETEIVNSKFTFPIVVKGISDKAIHKSELNAVKLNIKNYEELKSAIDEIISSFKKNNIEVEKFLIQSFIKTKHELLIGGFRDSSFGPIIIFGSGGKYVEVFEDTKIKSAYLNENDMSEIIENTKIGKILKGVRGEKSIDLEKVKSLIYSSAKMLIENEEILEFDFNPIIVDEQNNLFAVDVRIKSED; this is translated from the coding sequence ATGAATCCCGAAATTAAAAATTTCTTTTATCCTAATTCAATTTGCATTGCCGGAGCTTCATCTAAAGAAAAAAGTATTGGTTATGAAATTCTGAGATCGATAAAGGATAATAATTATACCGGTAAAATATTTCCCGTAAATCCAAAATCAGAAAGCATTTTAGGATTTAAATGTTATAAAACAATTTCTGATATTTCCGAAAATATTGATTTGGCAATAATTGTAGTTCCAAAACAATTTGTGGAAAAATCAATTGATGAGTTGATTGAAAAAAATATTAAATCAATAATTTTAATCACTGCGGGATTTAAAGAAACCGGCGAAGAAGGAAAAATTCACGAAGCAAAAATTCTTAAAAAAGTTAGAGAAAATAATATTAGATTGGTTGGTCCAAACTGCATGGGCATAATCAACACTTTAGAAAATGTAAAACTAAATGCAACATTCGTTGGAGAAAAACCGCAGCCCGGAAGTATTTCATTTCTTTCACAAAGCGGCGCACTTGGTGCAATGGTTTTAAATTCATTAACTGAAACAAATATTAAGTTTTCACAATTTATTAGTGTAGGAAATAAAGCCGATGTTTCTGAAAACGATATACTTCAATTCTGGCTTGAGGATGACACTGTTAAAGTTATCACAATGTATCTGGAAAGTTTTGAAAATGGTTTCGAATTTCTAAATATTTTAAATTCTGCAAAAACAAAAAAAACGGTTATAATTTTAAAAGCCGGCAAAACCAAAGCCGGAATGAAAGCCGCAAGTTCGCATACTGGAGCTTTAAGCAGCAATGATAAAATTGTTGATTCGCTTTTAAATCAATTTGGAATTATACGAGTAAAAAATTTAAGTGAATTATTCAATGCAGCAAAGGGTTTTGAGAATTTTTCAATTCCAAAAGGAAAAAATATTGTGGTAATCACAAACGCCGGCGGACCCGCAATTTTAGCTGTTGATAAATTAGAAGAAAGAAATTTAAATCTCGCTCAAATTTCAGAAAGTACAAAAATTAAATTAAGAGAAATTGTTCATCCGGAAGGAAGTGTAAATAACCCAATAGATTTACTACCCGGCGGCAATCCGGAAAGTTATAAAAATGTAATTGAAGTAATTCTTCAAGATGAAAATGTAGATGCGGTAATTTCAATTTTTGTAGAACCCGTAATGGTAAATGCATTTGAAGTTATTGAATCTGTAAATTCCATAAAGTCAGAAAAACCAATTTATCAAGTTTGTATGCCTTTGCCAGAGTTTTGGGAAAAGTATAAATCTGAATCAAAATATAAATTGCCGATTTTCAGAAATCCAGAAGATCCGGCAGAAATAATTTCCAACATTTTATTGTTTGAAGAAAAGAAAAACAATAAATATGATTTTGCCGGAAAGAAAAATAATTTTATAAATACGACCGTTGAAGGAAAATTTCTCGATCAAAATAAAATTTTCGAACTTTGTAAGAAATATAAAATTCCAATTGTTGAACAAAAATTATTGAATGAAACAGAAATTGTAAATTCTAAATTTACATTTCCAATTGTTGTTAAAGGTATATCTGATAAGGCAATTCACAAATCTGAATTAAATGCTGTGAAATTGAATATCAAAAATTATGAAGAATTAAAATCTGCAATTGATGAAATAATATCATCATTCAAAAAAAATAATATTGAAGTTGAAAAATTTTTAATTCAGTCATTTATAAAAACCAAACACGAATTGCTAATCGGTGGATTTAGAGATTCATCATTTGGACCAATAATAATATTTGGTTCCGGCGGAAAGTACGTTGAAGTTTTTGAAGATACGAAAATTAAATCTGCATACTTAAATGAAAATGATATGTCTGAAATTATTGAGAATACGAAAATTGGAAAAATCTTAAAAGGCGTGCGCGGTGAAAAAAGTATTGATTTGGAAAAAGTGAAAAGTTTAATTTATTCGTCTGCAAAAATGTTGATTGAAAATGAAGAAATTTTGGAGTTTGATTTTAATCCAATTATTGTTGATGAACAAAATAATTTATTTGCTGTTGACGTTAGAATAAAATCGGAAGATTAA